One window of Populus nigra chromosome 5, ddPopNigr1.1, whole genome shotgun sequence genomic DNA carries:
- the LOC133694817 gene encoding uncharacterized protein LOC133694817 has protein sequence MDFSNFDSVKVEKANAILKYNRLQTLTKLFRLLEFCLAIILLSWIFNKLPFAVKISGEFFRRLAGIVASPLFVFLLSNGIIATLIAKSGRFSGENYGADNADTQLHEELIKNTGNNRNCPKPFLSQNPNVLLSHAATSTATSTGTTKKVEEVVFQEKHIIISEENAFTSTRENENEDHDPEADMYADPDSDRENLKIRRTKSEEMGRKNYVKEKKQLRRSETEKLGSREENLFCREDGLSDEEFHRAIDEFIARHLRFRRQESMSVVFQNQSSSTAEIGKQC, from the coding sequence ATGGATTTCTCCAATTTTGACAGTGTAAAAGTCGAGAAAGCTAATGCAATACTAAAATACAACCGTTTACAAACCTTAACAAAATTGTTTCGTTTACTAGAATTCTGTCTTGCTATAATCCTCCTCTCATGGATCTTTAACAAGCTTCCATTTGCTGTCAAGATTTCCGGGGAGTTTTTCCGGCGACTAGCCGGCATAGTAGCTAGCCCCCTCTTCGTTTTCTTGCTTTCTAACGGGATAATTGCTACTTTGATAGCAAAATCCGGCAGATTCTCCGGCGAGAATTACGGCGCAGACAATGCTGATACTCAACTGCACGAGGAGTTAATAAAAAACACTGGCAACAATCGCAACTGTCCAAAGCCATTTCTCTCACAGAATCCTAACGTTTTGTTGTCTCACGCTGCGACATCGACAGCGACATCGACTGGGACAACAAAGAAAGTGGAGGAAGTAGTGTTCCAAGAAAAACACATCATCATCTCCGAAGAGAACGCTTTTACTAGCACGCGTGAAAATGAGAACGAAGATCACGATCCTGAAGCGGATATGTATGCAGACCCGGATTCTGACcgtgaaaatttgaaaattcgGAGGACGAAGTCGGAGGAAATGGGGAGGAAGAATTATGTGAAGGAGAAGAAGCAGCTGCGGAGATCGGAGACAGAGAAGTTGGGGTCAAGAGAGGAGAATTTGTTTTGCAGAGAGGATGGGTTGAGCGATGAGGAATTTCACCGTGCCATTGATGAGTTCATCGCAAGGCATTTAAGGTTTCGTCGACAAGAGTCCATgtcagttgtttttcaaaatcagAGCTCCAGTACTGCAGAAATTGGGAAACAATGTTAG
- the LOC133695237 gene encoding toMV resistance protein Tm-1(GCR237)-like, with the protein MGYKLYNLITKKVIISRDVIFEEDKTLKWNKDQEITCISIDIILKDEVEVVKQVPVLAGVCGTEPFRRTDYFLKQVESTGFCGVQNFPTVGLFDSNFRQNLEETGTGYGLEVQMIEKAHKKGLLTTPYAFNENEASDMAKVGANIIVAHMGLTTFGSVDAQTAVSLDESVFRVQAIADCWLPFLAQAFNNGSLNGFAGPISGPREVEFIPKKTKGVHGSYGASSMERLPVEQAISIK; encoded by the exons atgggatacaaaCTGTATAATCTCATCACAAAGAAGGTGATTATaagtagagatgttatctttgaagaagataaaactTTGAAATGGAATAAGGATCAAGAAATCACATGTATCAGTATTGATATAATCCTTAAAGATGAAGTGGAA GTTGTCAAGCAGGTACCGGTTCTTGCAGGAGTATGTGGAACAGAGCCTTTTCGCCGAACGGATTACTTCTTAAAGCAGGTGGAATCAACTGGGTTCTGTGGGGTGCAAAATTTTCCAACTGTTGGGCTGTTCGATAGTAATTTTAGACAAAATCTGGAAGAGACGGGAACTGGATATGG ATTGGAGGTTCAGATGATTGAGAAGGCAcataaaaagggtctcttgacAACCCCATATGCTTTTAATGAAAATGAAGCCAGTGATATGGCAAAAGTTGGTGCGAATATCATTGTTGCCCATATGGGGCTTACTACATTTGGGTCTGTTGATGCACAAACAGCTGTCTCATTAGATGAAAGTGTATTTCGTGTGCAAGCTATTGCAGACTGTTGGCTTCCTTTTCTTGCTCAGGCTT TTAATAACGGATCTCTTAATGGCTTTGCAGGCCCCATATCCGGACCCAGAGAGGTAGAATTCATACCGAAGAAAACCAAGGGAGTTCATGGATCCTATGGTGCATCAAGCATGGAGAGACTGCCTGTTGAACAAGCCATTTCCATCAAATGA